In Carya illinoinensis cultivar Pawnee chromosome 9, C.illinoinensisPawnee_v1, whole genome shotgun sequence, the following are encoded in one genomic region:
- the LOC122275132 gene encoding pentatricopeptide repeat-containing protein At4g19890, producing MVLILFLKSHGFQPKLSASPSHTSLFFSPLSSLLTLRDMCSYAHDHDPCTTSMHPTSSSSLLSQSRSVVRTVCSLVSESFYRQDHVRISPPKLNVQLDTDSLTHEQAITVVASLAAEAGSMVALSFFYWAIDFSKFRHFMRLYIVCATSLIGNGNMERAHEVMQCMVMNFAEIGRLREAIDMVIEMRNQGLVPSTRTLNCAIRIACEMGMVEYAENVFEEMCVRGVFPDCCSYKLIVVSYCRIGRILEADRWLSEMLGRSFVVDNATLTIIISAFCEKGFVNRASWYFNKIVEMGLTPNVINFTSLIHGLCKKGSIKQAFEMLEEMVRKGWKPNVYTHTALIDGLCKKGWTEKAFRLFLKLVRSANYKPNVHTYTAMISGYCKEDKLNRAEMLLSRMKEQGLAPNTKTYTTLIDGHCKVGNFGRAYELMNLMENEGFPPNICTYNAIIDCLCKKGRVHEACELLKKGFSRGLQADRFTYTILISEHCKQADTKQALVFFNKMVKVGIQPDIHMYTTLIAAFCRQKRLIESEKFFEEAVMLGLVPTKETYTSMICGYCRDGNLNLAVKYFHRMRDHGCTPDSITYGALISGLCKGFKLEEARRLYDNMMDKGLAPCEVTRLTLAYEFCRIDDSASAMIILERLDTKLWIWTVNTLVRKLCSERKVGAAALFFHRLLDKDRNADRVTLAAFMTACYESNNYALVSNLSEKISKGIG from the coding sequence ATGGTTCTCATCTTGTTCCTCAAATCCCATGGCTTTCAACCTAAACTATCTGCTTCTCCGAGCCACACTTCTCTCTTCTTCAGCCCCCTCTCATCGCTTCTCACTCTCAGAGATATGTGTTCCTATGCTCATGATCATGATCCTTGCACCACTTCAATGCACCCCACTTCTTCCTCTTCGTTATTGTCACAATCCCGTTCTGTTGTCAGAACAGTCTGTTCATTGGTCTCCGAGTCTTTCTACCGACAGGACCATGTGAGAATATCACCTCCCAAGCTTAATGTTCAGCTTGATACCGATTCTTTGACTCATGAACAGGCCATTACAGTCGTTGCTTCACTTGCCGCCGAGGCAGGTTCGATGGTGGCCTTGAGTTTCTTTTACTGGGCCATTGATTTCTCCAAGTTTCGCCATTTTATGCGGCTTTATATAGTGTGCGCCACTTCGTTGATTGGTAATGGGAATATGGAGAGGGCTCATGAAGTGATGCAGTGCATGGTGATGAATTTTGCTGAGATTGGGAGGTTGAGGGAGGCTATTGATATGGTTATTGAGATGCGAAATCAGGGGTTGGTGCCAAGTACTCGCACCTTGAATTGTGCGATTCGCATTGCATGTGAGATGGGCATGGTTGAATATGCTGAGAACGTGTTTGAGGAAATGTGCGTCAGAGGGGTGTTTCCTGATTGTTGCAGTTATAAGTTGATTGTCGTTAGTTATTGTAGGATCGGTAGAATTCTGGAGGCGGACAGGTGGTtgagtgaaatgcttggaagaAGCTTTGTGGTAGATAATGCGACCCTTACTATAATAATCAGTGCATTTTGTGAGAAGGGTTTTGTGAATAGAGCGTCTTGGTATTTCAATAAGATCGTTGAGATGGGTTTGACGCCAAACGTGATTAATTTCACATCATTGATTCATGGGTTGTGCAAGAAGGGCAGCATTAAGCAAGCGTTTGAAATGTTGGAGGAAATGGTTCGGAAAGGTTGGAAACCTAATGTGTATACTCATACAGCATTGATTGATGGGCTCTGCAAGAAGGGATGGACTGAGAAGGCTTTTAGACTGTTTCTTAAGCTTGTCCGGAGTGCTAATTACAAGCCAAATGTTCACACATATACAGCCATGATCAGTGGGTATTGCAAAGAGGACAAGTTGAATCGTGCTGAGATGTTGTTGAGCAGAATGAAAGAACAGGGATTGGCCCCCAACACTAAAACATATACTACTCTCATTGATGGGCACTGTAAAGTAGGAAATTTCGGAAGAGCATACGAGTTGATGAACTTAATGGAAAATGAGGGTTTCCCTCCTAATATCTGTACATATAATGCAATTATCGATTGCCTCTGCAAAAAGGGAAGGGTTCACGAGGCTTGTGAATTGCTTAAGAAGGGTTTTAGTCGTGGATTGCAAGCTGATAGATTCACGTATACTATTCTCATATCTGAGCACTGCAAGCAGGCAGATACTAAGCAAGCCTTGGTGTTTTTCAATAAGATGGTCAAAGTTGGCATTCAACCTGATATTCATATGTATACTACATTAATCGCTGCCTTTTGTAGGCAAAAAAGATTAATAGAGAGTGAGAAATTTTTTGAAGAAGCTGTCATGCTCGGCCTGGTTCCAACAAAGGAGACTTATACATCCATGATATGTGGCTACTGCAGGGATGGAAATCTGAACTTGGCTGTGAAGTATTTTCATAGGATGAGAGATCATGGATGTACACCGGACAGTATTACTTATGGTGCTCTTATAAGTGGGCTTTGCAAAGGGTTCAAGTTGGAGGAGGCTCGTCGGTTATATGACAACATGATGGATAAGGGGCTGGCCCCTTGTGAAGTTACTCGGCTAACCTTGGCTTATGAGTTTTGCAGAATAGACGATTCTGCTTCTGCCATGATTATATTAGAAAGACTAGACACAAAGCTCTGGATCTGGACTGTTAATACCTTGGTCAGGAAGCTTTGTAGTGAGAGGAAAGTGGGCGCGGCGGCATTGTTCTTTCATAGATTATTAGACAAGGACCGTAATGCAGATCGTGTGACTTTGGCGGCATTCATGACTGCTTGTTATGAAAGCAACAACTATGCTCTTGTTTCTAACTTGTCTGAGAAGATCTCTAAAGGAATTGGTTAG
- the LOC122275294 gene encoding protein EXORDIUM-like 7: MQKHRYCHFLLISCFCFSALALSWSHNKQFDQALNYEGSSDLVNLEYHMGPVLASPIKLYVIWYGHWNPTHQATIRDFLYSLSSSSSYPSVADWWRTVRLYTDQTGSNITGSIVLSGEFYDSKYSHGGYLSRLAIQSVIGTAVNAYPRALPLNPHNGLYLVLTSPDVQVQDFCRAVCGFHYFTFPNIVGVTVPYAWVGHSGTQCPGVCSYPFAWPKYSGKPPPSTNGGNNIMRAPNGDAGADGMISVIAHELAEVSSNPLVNAWYAGDDPTAPTEIADLCMGVYGTGGGGGYVGKVYRDSWGSGYNVNGVKGRKFLVQWVWNPVTKRCFGPNAAY, encoded by the coding sequence ATGCAAAAGCATCGCTACTGTCATTTCCTCCTGATTTCTTGCTTTTGTTTCTCTGCACTAGCTCTTTCATGGAGCCATAACAAGCAATTCGATCAGGCTTTGAACTATGAGGGCTCCTCTGATCTAGTGAACCTTGAGTACCACATGGGTCCTGTCCTGGCTTCTCCTATAAAACTTTATGTAATCTGGTATGGCCATTGGAATCCAACTCACCAAGCCACCATAAGAGATTTCCTCTACTccctctcttcctcttcctcttacCCTTCTGTCGCTGATTGGTGGCGGACCGTCCGGCTCTACACCGACCAAACAGGATCAAATATCACAGGGAGCATCGTCCTTTCAGGGGAGTTCTACGATTCTAAATACTCCCATGGTGGTTATCTGAGTCGTCTAGCAATCCAATCTGTCATCGGAACTGCAGTCAATGCATATCCACGAGCTCTGCCTCTCAATCCTCACAATGGTCTCTACCTAGTGCTGACCTCTCCAGATGTTCAAGTCCAAGACTTCTGTAGGGCAGTCTGTGGCTTTCATTACTTCACCTTCCCAAACATTGTTGGAGTCACCGTACCCTATGCTTGGGTTGGTCATAGTGGGACTCAATGCCCGGGTGTCTGTTCCTATCCATTTGCATGGCCTAAGTATTCAGGAAAGCCACCACCAAGCACAAATGGAGGCAACAACATAATGCGTGCACCTAATGGGGATGCGGGTGCTGATGGAATGATTAGTGTGATCGCTCATGAGCTCGCGGAAGTGTCAAGTAACCCGCTTGTGAACGCATGGTATGCCGGGGATGATCCAACTGCACCTACCGAAATTGCAGATTTGTGTATGGGTGTTTATGGGACTGGTGGGGGTGGTGGATATGTTGGTAAAGTTTATAGGGATTCTTGGGGATCTGGCTATAATGTGAATGGAGTGAAGGGAAGAAAGTTTCTTGTGCAATGGGTATGGAACCCTGTAACAAAGAGATGCTTTGGGCCGAATGCTGCTTACTGA